From Pseudanabaena sp. PCC 6802, one genomic window encodes:
- a CDS encoding DUF6531 domain-containing protein, which yields MELFGTVQDTNLAAYTVAVAPVGSDAFVEVARGGSTAIVNGKLASFDPATLGNDAYVLRVTAEDLGGKTSSMERIVNVSGDLKLGNFRLSFTDMALEVVGLPVSVSRTYDSLTSSTRDDLGYGWRLEFRDTDLRTSVGVDETYRQLGIRTAAFRDNSRVYLTLPGGKREGFTFKPTRDRLSGYFPPVEGYDTAIYHPAFVADKGVTSTLSVRDTRLSHVENRYFGLGSGVPYNPADSYFGGSYTLTTKEGVVYEIEGDTGDLLSVSNPNGNMLTFTEAGITSDTGQAVVFGRDAVGRIVSATDPMGQKVLYAYDDKGDLVSVTDRENNKTQFKYALATRPHFLTEIIDPLGRTGIKNEYDDKGRLVNMADALGKSVQIAYDPDNSKETVTDALGNPTTYVYDRRDNVVTEVDALGGVTQRTYDEDNNLLSQTDPLGRTTAYTYDFRGNLTSSTDPLGNTTRYTLNNFGEVLTKTNPLGEVTTYTYDKNGNRLSLTNAEGNTTGYDYDIKGRPVAISAPDGSTTRFVYDASNRVTSQTDAMGRTTTYTYDANGNQLTETHTERLPDGTIRKLVKEWTYDSNNRVTSTKDELGNVTSQEYDKVGNQIASTDPLGHRTEYEYDDKGQQTKVTYADRTSETTVYDAKGQTIAQTNRPLAD from the coding sequence GTGGAGCTATTTGGCACGGTGCAGGATACGAATCTGGCGGCTTATACGGTTGCGGTGGCTCCGGTGGGTAGCGATGCGTTTGTGGAGGTGGCACGGGGTGGCAGTACGGCGATCGTGAATGGTAAGCTCGCTAGTTTTGACCCGGCGACGTTGGGGAATGATGCTTATGTCCTGCGAGTCACAGCAGAGGATTTGGGTGGCAAGACTAGTAGTATGGAGCGGATTGTGAATGTATCGGGAGATTTGAAGTTAGGCAACTTCCGTCTATCGTTTACGGACATGGCGCTGGAGGTGGTGGGACTACCAGTCAGTGTCAGTCGCACCTATGATTCGCTTACCAGTAGTACCAGAGACGATCTGGGTTATGGTTGGCGCTTGGAGTTTAGGGATACGGACTTGCGCACGAGTGTGGGTGTAGATGAGACGTATCGGCAGTTGGGGATCCGCACGGCGGCGTTTAGGGATAACAGTCGGGTTTATCTCACGCTGCCGGGTGGGAAGCGGGAAGGGTTTACGTTTAAGCCGACCAGGGATAGGTTATCGGGGTATTTTCCGCCCGTTGAGGGGTATGATACGGCGATTTATCATCCGGCGTTTGTGGCGGATAAGGGTGTGACCAGTACGCTGTCGGTACGCGATACGCGCTTGTCGCATGTGGAGAATCGCTATTTTGGGTTGGGTTCGGGTGTACCGTACAATCCGGCGGATAGTTATTTTGGTGGCAGCTATACGCTGACGACGAAGGAGGGTGTGGTGTATGAGATTGAGGGTGATACGGGCGATTTGTTGTCGGTGAGCAATCCGAATGGGAATATGCTGACGTTTACGGAGGCGGGGATTACGAGCGATACGGGGCAGGCTGTGGTGTTTGGGCGCGATGCGGTGGGGCGGATTGTCTCGGCGACTGACCCTATGGGACAAAAGGTGCTCTATGCCTATGATGATAAGGGCGATTTGGTCAGTGTCACAGACAGAGAGAATAACAAGACGCAGTTTAAGTATGCACTGGCGACTCGACCGCATTTCCTCACGGAGATTATCGATCCGTTGGGTCGCACTGGGATTAAGAATGAGTATGACGATAAGGGTCGCCTGGTGAATATGGCGGATGCGTTGGGTAAGTCGGTACAGATTGCCTATGACCCAGATAACAGCAAAGAAACGGTGACCGATGCGTTGGGCAATCCCACAACGTATGTCTATGACAGGCGGGACAATGTTGTCACTGAGGTCGATGCACTGGGAGGGGTGACTCAGCGCACCTACGATGAGGATAATAATCTCCTCTCTCAAACCGATCCATTGGGAAGGACTACTGCTTACACCTATGACTTTAGGGGTAATCTCACCAGTTCTACAGACCCACTAGGAAACACGACTCGATACACGCTCAACAATTTTGGCGAGGTACTGACAAAGACTAATCCCTTAGGCGAAGTTACTACCTATACCTATGACAAGAATGGTAATCGCCTCAGTCTCACCAATGCGGAAGGAAATACGACCGGGTATGACTATGACATCAAGGGTAGACCTGTAGCCATTTCTGCGCCTGATGGTAGCACCACCAGATTTGTCTACGATGCCTCCAACCGCGTCACCAGTCAGACTGATGCGATGGGAAGAACTACTACCTATACCTACGACGCGAATGGCAATCAGTTAACTGAGACTCATACAGAAAGGCTTCCTGATGGTACGATTCGGAAGTTGGTGAAGGAATGGACGTATGACAGTAATAATCGCGTCACCTCTACCAAGGATGAGTTGGGGAATGTGACCAGTCAGGAATATGACAAAGTGGGCAATCAGATCGCCTCAACCGATCCACTGGGACATCGCACGGAATATGAGTACGATGATAAGGGGCAGCAAACTAAGGTGACCTATGCCGATCGCACCTCAGAGACCACGGTCTATGATGCCAAGGGACAGACAATAGCGCAAACCAATAGACCTCTTGCAGATTAG
- a CDS encoding IS256 family transposase — translation MLRGKQATNRTDELLDELVSECHSPEDILGESGLLKQLSQRLIERALTGELSHHLKSSTPKGEEAVEDEVVRRNSRNGYSQKTVQSQQGEMELSIPRDRNGEFDPVLVPKHQRRIAGLDEKILAMYARGLSTRDISAQLEELYGAKISAALISEVTDAVSDEVKAWQCRPLEPVYPIIYLDALYVNIKVSGRVSKRAVYVVLGITVEGNKELLGLWIGEVESEGAKFWLKVLTDLKNRGVKDILIACCDGLVGFPQAIEAVFPQTQVQLCIVHLIRNCLRHVPWKDAKAVVADLKPIYHAATLAEAEAALEAFAAKWDRLYPAISQIWLRHWQNIIPIFDYPMDIRKVIYTTNAIESLNRSLRKVIKTKAVFPDEESVFKLMFLAMHNIAKRWTRPLKDWKAALSYFAILFPGRLNY, via the coding sequence ATGTTAAGAGGCAAACAAGCAACTAATCGTACAGATGAACTACTAGACGAGTTGGTGTCAGAGTGCCATAGCCCCGAGGACATTCTAGGAGAATCGGGCTTACTGAAGCAACTGAGTCAACGACTAATCGAGCGAGCGCTCACGGGAGAGCTGAGCCATCACCTCAAATCAAGCACGCCTAAGGGAGAGGAAGCGGTAGAAGACGAAGTTGTGCGACGCAACAGCCGCAATGGCTACTCGCAGAAGACGGTGCAGTCGCAACAGGGCGAAATGGAGTTGTCGATACCGCGAGACCGTAACGGCGAGTTTGACCCCGTGCTGGTACCGAAACACCAAAGGCGAATAGCAGGACTCGATGAGAAAATCCTGGCTATGTATGCACGGGGATTAAGCACCCGAGACATTAGTGCTCAACTCGAAGAACTCTATGGTGCCAAGATCTCCGCCGCACTCATCAGTGAGGTCACTGATGCAGTTAGCGACGAGGTCAAGGCTTGGCAGTGCCGTCCCCTGGAACCTGTATATCCCATCATTTACCTCGATGCCCTCTACGTGAATATCAAGGTGTCGGGTCGGGTGAGCAAGCGAGCGGTCTATGTCGTCTTGGGTATTACGGTTGAGGGCAACAAAGAATTGCTTGGGCTGTGGATTGGGGAGGTGGAATCCGAAGGCGCTAAGTTCTGGCTCAAGGTGCTGACTGACCTCAAAAACCGTGGGGTCAAGGACATTCTGATTGCCTGTTGCGATGGCTTAGTGGGATTCCCCCAGGCGATTGAGGCTGTTTTCCCGCAAACCCAGGTGCAACTATGTATTGTGCATCTGATCCGCAACTGTTTGCGTCATGTGCCCTGGAAAGACGCTAAAGCTGTTGTGGCTGACCTCAAGCCCATTTATCATGCTGCCACTTTGGCAGAAGCCGAAGCTGCGCTTGAGGCTTTTGCCGCCAAGTGGGATCGCCTATACCCCGCGATTAGCCAAATCTGGCTGCGCCATTGGCAGAACATTATCCCCATCTTTGACTATCCCATGGACATCCGCAAAGTCATCTACACTACCAATGCCATTGAATCCCTCAATCGCTCCCTGCGCAAGGTGATTAAAACCAAGGCTGTCTTCCCCGATGAGGAATCTGTCTTCAAGCTCATGTTCTTGGCCATGCATAACATTGCCAAGCGTTGGACTCGCCCCCTTAAAGATTGGAAGGCAGCGTTGTCATATTTTGCTATCCTATTCCCAGGACGTTTAAATTACTGA
- a CDS encoding NF041680 family putative transposase — MISLDKLEQFRKYTYEIIGNGRDALFDLMDAVLTSRSVSSFVELSLSPLFRREWSSIYEALQDSHPPREDLMKQYIQQMPAAEVTILAGDHTAWSRPYAVTLQERTYEHQPQPGVGSKPVTVGQGYSTIAWIPESEGSFALPLRHERITSFENPIQKAASQLRLVCAEIPGTVLFLGDGEYGCAPFLQQTADIPCIKLLRLRPNRVLYHAPKDYEGHGRPHKHGEKFSLKDSDTWSIPQADITIAEPKLGRLQIRRWPNLHLKQAADHPFTLILVERLDMPESKPLWLIWVAKDEPILSEVWQKYLRRFAIEHWYRLVRQRLHWTIPQLSTPAQMETWSDLMPLLTWQLWLARELVQDSPLPWQKPMTKLSPGRVANAFALVLVRIGSPSPDPKPRGKSPGWPLGKKRTQRIRYPTVKKRYAKPLKKASAATA, encoded by the coding sequence ATGATTAGTTTGGATAAACTTGAGCAATTTCGCAAGTACACGTACGAAATTATAGGGAACGGGAGAGATGCGCTGTTCGACTTGATGGATGCGGTACTGACGAGTCGGAGTGTTTCATCGTTTGTGGAACTTTCGTTAAGCCCATTATTTCGGAGGGAGTGGTCGAGTATCTATGAAGCACTGCAAGATAGTCATCCTCCACGTGAAGACTTGATGAAGCAATACATACAGCAAATGCCGGCAGCAGAGGTGACGATATTGGCGGGCGACCATACAGCCTGGTCGCGTCCCTATGCGGTGACATTACAAGAACGCACCTACGAACATCAACCTCAACCGGGAGTAGGAAGCAAACCTGTTACGGTGGGGCAAGGATACAGCACAATTGCCTGGATTCCAGAGTCAGAAGGGAGTTTTGCCTTACCGTTGCGGCATGAGCGGATCACCAGTTTCGAGAACCCGATTCAGAAAGCCGCTAGTCAGTTACGCTTGGTTTGTGCGGAAATTCCTGGGACTGTGCTTTTCCTGGGGGATGGCGAGTATGGGTGCGCACCATTTTTGCAGCAAACAGCAGACATCCCGTGTATCAAGCTGCTCAGGCTACGCCCCAACCGGGTTCTGTATCATGCCCCAAAGGATTACGAGGGGCATGGGCGACCCCATAAGCATGGAGAGAAATTTAGCCTCAAAGACTCTGACACTTGGTCTATTCCCCAAGCAGACATCACAATTGCAGAGCCTAAACTGGGACGATTGCAAATTCGTCGATGGCCAAACCTGCACTTAAAGCAAGCCGCAGACCATCCCTTTACACTCATTCTGGTCGAACGTCTTGATATGCCTGAATCGAAACCCCTGTGGTTGATTTGGGTCGCTAAAGACGAGCCAATCTTGAGTGAGGTATGGCAAAAATATCTGCGCAGATTTGCCATTGAGCATTGGTATCGCTTGGTGCGTCAACGTCTCCATTGGACAATCCCTCAGCTTTCTACCCCTGCTCAGATGGAGACTTGGTCGGACTTGATGCCTTTACTTACTTGGCAATTGTGGCTCGCTCGTGAACTTGTCCAAGACTCTCCTCTGCCTTGGCAGAAACCGATGACTAAATTGTCTCCTGGTCGAGTTGCAAATGCTTTTGCTTTAGTTTTGGTCAGGATTGGCTCTCCTTCCCCTGACCCTAAACCTCGCGGTAAGTCTCCAGGTTGGCCTCTTGGGAAAAAACGAACCCAACGGATTCGTTATCCTACTGTCAAAAAACGCTATGCCAAGCCCCTCAAAAAAGCTTCCGCTGCAACTGCTTAG
- a CDS encoding Ig domain-containing protein, with protein sequence MVDLDTEPIAIVISPMANRPPSITSTPLFPADTNRPYTYQVRATYPDVGDAIAYELIEKLLGIEILTTGLVNWATPITGNYRVEVGAKDSKGLGAAQSFSLTARLDLKPIIRSEAITVTATAALYAYDVQAVDPEGSQLSYGLDPAAVGRGMSIDAVGRLRWTPTAAQVGAYPVVVTVTDAVGNAAVQEYTLTVTADGIAPVVKLGFAGFNPTDVGTEVTFYVSATDNVGVTRRQLFVDGKGVILDNNGSATVRMSRVGVISIIAKAMDAAGNEGSDTLSVTVSDPTDIDAPEVAFELRQNGQVLAEDATIRPLANYWSLD encoded by the coding sequence GTGGTAGATCTGGATACCGAACCCATTGCGATCGTCATCTCCCCCATGGCCAACCGCCCACCCAGCATCACCTCCACGCCGCTATTCCCGGCGGATACCAATCGACCCTATACCTATCAAGTAAGGGCAACCTACCCCGATGTCGGCGATGCGATCGCCTACGAACTGATCGAGAAACTACTGGGCATAGAAATCTTGACAACGGGACTGGTGAACTGGGCTACACCGATAACGGGGAATTATCGCGTAGAGGTAGGTGCCAAAGACAGTAAGGGATTGGGTGCGGCGCAGAGCTTTAGTCTGACGGCGCGGCTTGACCTGAAACCGATTATTCGTTCGGAAGCGATAACTGTGACGGCAACGGCGGCGCTCTATGCCTATGATGTCCAGGCGGTAGACCCCGAAGGCAGCCAACTCAGCTATGGTCTCGATCCTGCGGCGGTGGGACGGGGCATGAGCATCGATGCGGTGGGTAGACTGCGCTGGACGCCGACGGCGGCGCAGGTGGGTGCCTATCCCGTCGTGGTGACGGTGACGGATGCGGTGGGGAATGCGGCGGTGCAGGAATATACGCTAACGGTGACAGCGGATGGTATCGCTCCGGTAGTGAAATTGGGGTTTGCGGGATTTAATCCGACGGATGTGGGTACTGAGGTGACGTTCTATGTCAGTGCTACGGATAATGTCGGTGTAACGAGGCGGCAATTGTTTGTCGATGGTAAGGGCGTGATTCTCGATAACAATGGTAGTGCCACGGTGAGAATGTCGAGGGTGGGTGTAATTTCCATTATTGCCAAAGCGATGGATGCGGCGGGGAATGAGGGTAGCGATACGCTATCGGTGACGGTATCTGACCCCACTGATATTGATGCGCCTGAGGTGGCATTTGAGTTGCGTCAGAACGGGCAGGTATTGGCGGAGGACGCGACGATTAGACCTCTTGCAAATTACTGGAGTTTAGACTAA